The sequence TATTTACAGTTTGGTGTTGCTGCTACTAATGCCACAATTACATGGCGTCCCCACGATATTTTCCGCAACGATTGGACTATTCTCGGCAGTTACTCCCAATGTCTCACATTTTCAGCTGCTATTAAATGGTTGGAAAATAACAAAATTGATGTGGAATCCTTGGTTAGTCATACTTTCCCCTTAACAGAGTTTCCAGATGCATTGCAGCGTTTTGCTCGTGGTGAAACTCTGAAAGTGCATCTGCAAATTAGTTAGGTAGGCGTTAAAAATTGTGGTCACGACAAGGCAGAAGAGAAACTGGAGAAAAACTGAATGCGTTTAAAAAATCAAGTTGTCATCATTACCGGGGCTAGTCGGGGTCTTGGTCGAGCTACAGCACTGCTGTTTGGCAAAGAGGGAGCGCACATCATCGCTGCTTCCCGCAGTTCTAGTGAAATTGAGCAGATCGCACAGCAAATCCGTGACGCTGGGGGATCTGCTCAAGCCATTCCCGCTGATATTACTGATCCAATACAAGTATTAAACTTATTTCAGCGCGTGGATGAATATTACGGCAAAATAGATATTCTGATCAACAATGCCGGAATTGGTCTGTTTGGCCCTGTCGAAGAATTGACAGATGAAGCCCTAGAGCAGATGTTAGCAGTCAACGTCAAAGGCACTGTGTACTGTTCCCAAGCAGCTTTCAAACGGATGAAACAAGCCCGTAGTGGGCAGATTATCAATATCTTATCCACCGCTAGCAAAGTCGGTCGAGCTAATGAAAGTGGGTACACTGCTTCCAAATGGGCACAAGCTGGATTTACAGAAAGCTTGAAAGCCGAAGCAAAGCCCTTTGGTATTCGTGTTACCTCGTTTTGTCCAGGTGGGATGAACACAGCTTTTTGGCAAACTCCTGATAACCAAGCTCATCAGCAGCAGGCAGAAAACTTCATGAACCCATACTCCATAGCCGAACTCCTGCTGCAGATTGCCACAGTTCCAGCAGCAATAAACATTGATGATATCGTCATTAAGCGAATGTAGCTGCTACCGTGCTAGACAGTTTTTTGAATAATTCCACTGTGGGAGGATAGTAATTGATGATTAATGGACAGCAAAACGTGCAGACGCCTATCAGTTCTGGTAAATTCAAAGGGTTAAGCGCGATCGCCGATACGCAAGGCATCATCACTGCTGTAGCAACGGATCAACGCGGTTCCTTAAAAAAGGCTCTAGCTGTTGCAACTGGTAGAGAAGTTAGCCCCGCTGCACTTACAGAAATTAAACAAAGTTTCGTTGACGTGTTAGGACTACATGCTAGTTCCTTGTTGATAGATCCTGAATATGGTTTGCCCACAATCGAAAAGCGTCCACCACACACGGGGATATTTTTAGCGTATGAACGAACAGGTTTCGATCCACAAATCAAAGGGCGTTTACCGGAACTGCTCCCGGAGTGGTCTGTACATCGTTTAGTTGCGCGCGGTGCAAACGGCATTAAAATCTTGTTGTACTACGATCCTGATGACAACTCAGCAATTAATGAAGTCAAACATAGCTTCATTGAACGTGTAGGAGCTGAATGTCGCGCCTATGATGTGCCATTTTTTCTGGAACCTGTCAGCTACAGCGATGCTATCAATGATGAAAACTCAGTAGCATTTGCATCTGTGAAGCCAGACAAAGTTAAACAATCAATCCAAGAGTTTTCTCAGCCGCATTATGGCGTAGATGTCCTGAAAGTTGAACTGCCAGTAGATGTACGTTACATAGCCGATTTCCCAGCTAATACCACTGACAAACACGCATATAACTACACTGATGCTATTCAACACATACAGGAGGCGTCTACCCTCGCCAAAGTACCGTTTATTTACCTGAGTGCAAGTGCAACGGCTCCTATATTTGCCGAGACACTGAGATTAATTACTGAAGCCGATACTACGTTCTCAGGTGTACTGTATGGGCTTGATCTTTGGCGAGATAGTATTGCTGTTTACGCCCAGGGGGGAAGCACAGCATTAAATGATTGGCTTTACCAATACACTGTACCAAAGCTTCAGGAATTTAACCAAATAATCACCAAGTATGCTACGCCGTGGTGGGATGCGTACAGTATCTCAACTAAAGATAGGGCAGGTTGCTAGAGAAAGATGTTATTTTCGGTATACTACTGAACCAGGTTGAATAATTTTTTGCAACTAACCGCCCTAGGCGCAGAAAAAAGCGAGAGAAGAGTTATTTTAGGTTGGTTGCTAAGTCGCGTAAAAAATAAAAGCGATCGCTTCTCCAATTCTCTCCTTTTTCTCGCCCCAGATAGCCTGTTAATGGTGATGATAGTTCTATCAGTAAATCGTGAACAGCTTCATCAGTTTGATGGGATTTATTAGTGGCGTTGTAATGAACACGAATTTCTGTAACTATAAAACTTTGGTGTTTAGCTGTAGAGTTTCCGCTGCTTTGTTCAGATAATTCTTTGACTGCTTTGATAATCTGCGATCGCAATTTAATCTGTATCTCCGTTTTATCAATAAATTCAGCAATTTTATAGTCAATTTGACCAGGTTCTAAATATTGTTGTAATTCTACTAAATTCACAGCCCCTGGATATTGAGCTTTTAATTCAACTAATTTTTGTAAAGTCATAGCATTAATAATACTTACTTTCCATTTTTGTGAAGCTTTGAGTATATCCGCAGATGGATTACCTGGCCCAATTACTAATTTTGCTGAATCGAGAAACTGATCAGCACCTAAATGCATTCCACCCAACTTAATTAGTTCCTCAACTGTACCGCTAGGAATCAGCCTACCTGCTTTACACTCACAAACAATCGGGTAAGGTTTTGAACAAAACAAATCTAAGCCACCAGCACCACCTTTATAAGCATTTTCAACCTTAAATCCTAAAAATTCTAGGCTTTGACGTGCAATGTTTTCAAAATCTGTACCTGCTTGATAGTTACTTTTTTTTTCTTCTAGTTCTATACTGCGATTACCAAAGTTTGCTATATCATTTATCCAAGTCAAATTTGGTTCTGCTTGTTTAATTAGCTGATCGCTACTCCAACCTAAAAAGACTTTGATATCGTCATCTAATTCTTTAGCGGCCGAGTTAAAGGAGGTAAGAGACGCTAAAGCACTTTGCAATTCTTCCAATTCTGGATGCTGAGGGGGTTCTAGGTTTTCTAGTTGGCGTTTGCGTTGGGCGAAAATGCGATCGCTTAATATGGGCGATGATTCAGAAACTGTGGGAAAATTAGACGCGCTAACAAATTTTCCTATTTTTTCAGAAACATTAGTATTGACTAAAATTTCTGGTAACAGAGGTAATTTATAAACGCGCAAGTAAGCTAAGAAAAGATGCTGTTGCTGTCGTATGATCTCTTTTAAAGTTTGTGGTGTCCAGATTGTTAATTTAGACAAAATATCTAATGGCTTGGTTTCGTCTAAGATTTGGCAAAGTTCACATTTAGCCCAAGCTTTAATGGAAACTGTAGAGTCAGCAGGATAAAGTATAAATCTCTGTCCAGGACGGATAAATATTTGCGGTAAAGCTGCTATTGTTCGCCCTTGTATTAAAGCTTCAATATCAGAGACGGGTAGACACAATGCTGTGGGGATTGAAAATTGCTGATTCATATCTACCTATAGATTTAGTTCGATATAATCTGCTGAAGAATTGTTTTGAGGAATACTAATCGGTAATTCATCCTCAGCTAAATTATCAGGTATTTTCCCAGAAGGAGCGCTTAAAATCTCTCTAATCAGAGGATTGTTGGTTGCTAGCTGCTTCTGTTTAATAAAATCAAAAATCTGTTCTTCTGCTAATTCATAACTTCTACAGTTATGGTAAATAGATGAGATAGCTAAAAGAGGTTTAATGTCTTCCTTTTGTAATAGTACCCATTCTCCACCTCGCTTTTTCAAAAGAATTTTTAAACATTCTTGAGGTACTGAGGCTCCAGAATTAATTTTCTTTGATCTAACTAAGCAACCACGAGTCAGGTCAAACTTTTCGTATTCAATTAGTCTTTTTAACGCTGCACCTATAAATTTTCCACCAGATTGTTGAATAACAACTACTCCTATCTTGACTTTTCCATTATTACCAACAATCCTGAAATTAAGATATCCTTGATCTGCTTTATTAACTAAAATTTTCTCAACCCTTTCAACTTTTACTCCTTCCACTTCTATTGTTTCTCTAGCTAAACTAGCGAATGCTACTCGTAAAGCAGCAGCAATTGCTACCTCATCCTCTAACAGTAAATTGATCGCAGTATTAACATTTACTACCGCAGCCTTAAAGTGTGGTTCAACCGGATGGATAGTTTTAGGTTTATCTTGATCAGTCAAAGTAAAGTTTTCTGCACACCATTTTAAGACTGACCTGATTGTGGGTTTTCCTTTACCGAGTTCCCTCAATTTAGCTTCATTAAATGGATAGAGAGAGTGACGTGGTGTTTGTTGATATTCTTGATAAAAGTCTTGTAACCACAGTTGCACAAGAGTAATAATGTCATCAGAATTAAGATATTTTAATTCAATCGGTTGTTTGTTGGTTTGTTCACTGACTAATCTATCAATAACTGCGTCAGCTTGTGGTAAAGCTCTAATTTGCTCATTCCAAGTTTGAGGATACATCGCCAATAATAAAACACCACGTTTGAGATTGTTATATAAATCTTTCACTAAGTTGGCGATAATTTGTGCTGCGGTAAATCCATTATCAGCGACATCAGCGATATCTAATTCATCGAAGCAAATAACAGGAATTCTATAATCGCTGATTAGATCGAGAATTTGGCGAACAGTACTTAATGCTTCAGCTTCTCTATCCTCTTTTGTGGGATTGGGAAGTCCCATAAATTCAGCTTGTTCTGGTGTGATTTCTAGACCAGATAGCCAGCGATTTGCATACATAGCATGATTGGGAGAAAGTGTCCATAAAATAGCTTTGATTATATAGGGATTAGTAATGTTGTGTTTGTTTTTCTGAATGTTTATTGCTAATTGATCAACTATTTTTGTTGAATATTTATTTAATACTTTTGCAAAAACACCACTAACATATTGCTCTGGTGTATAGTCCCATCTCGATATTTCATTAAGTAGATCTGATGCAATCTCCGTCCATTGCATTATTTGCCGACCGACAAAAGCTCTACTCAAGCTAGAGGTGACATTTTGTAAAAACTCATGCTGAATTTTATTTAAGTTGTCATATTTACTCATGTATATGAATAAGGTATTATCTTTATCTTGTAATCGGTGACGAATTCGACTCAGAATATGGCTTTTACCTAAACCTTTTTCGGCTGTAATTGTAATACCTATAGTTTGGTGATGTCCTTGAGATATTTTGCTTATAGCATTAAATACTGCACTAGACGCATGTGTATTAATTGAAGGTACATCAGGAAAACTTTTACCCCATATTTGTTGTGGTCTAACGACAATATGTCCAGCAAACGGGTTGTGATTTTTAATCAGTTCGTCAATATTAGATGGATTATTCATCATATTAAAGTGAAGTTATTTAGTTGATATTCAAAGAAAAATTATGCTTGTAAAAGCTTGGCGTAGCAGCGTAATCCATCTAGTTCTGTAGTTACGGAATCTGCAATTTTATCAGGTGCGCTGTCTTCTACACTCCCGCCTTGTAGTTGTAAAATATCATCAGCTTGTGTTTCTAATAACCAATCATTAAACTGTGTACGACTAACCCTATCCCCTATTGCTCTCCTCAGTCGGTAAATTGGCACTAAATTATTAAAGTTGTATTCATAGTTGAGCTTGTCATAAACTTCTAAAACCACTGACTTAAACTCTTCATAAGAACCTATCGCACTCTGCTTTGATTTCTGCTGTGGTGTAGCTTCAGCAATTGCGACACTATCTATTTGACGAATC is a genomic window of Fortiea contorta PCC 7126 containing:
- a CDS encoding tagatose 1,6-diphosphate aldolase produces the protein MINGQQNVQTPISSGKFKGLSAIADTQGIITAVATDQRGSLKKALAVATGREVSPAALTEIKQSFVDVLGLHASSLLIDPEYGLPTIEKRPPHTGIFLAYERTGFDPQIKGRLPELLPEWSVHRLVARGANGIKILLYYDPDDNSAINEVKHSFIERVGAECRAYDVPFFLEPVSYSDAINDENSVAFASVKPDKVKQSIQEFSQPHYGVDVLKVELPVDVRYIADFPANTTDKHAYNYTDAIQHIQEASTLAKVPFIYLSASATAPIFAETLRLITEADTTFSGVLYGLDLWRDSIAVYAQGGSTALNDWLYQYTVPKLQEFNQIITKYATPWWDAYSISTKDRAGC
- a CDS encoding DUF1802 family protein, with the translated sequence MNQQFSIPTALCLPVSDIEALIQGRTIAALPQIFIRPGQRFILYPADSTVSIKAWAKCELCQILDETKPLDILSKLTIWTPQTLKEIIRQQQHLFLAYLRVYKLPLLPEILVNTNVSEKIGKFVSASNFPTVSESSPILSDRIFAQRKRQLENLEPPQHPELEELQSALASLTSFNSAAKELDDDIKVFLGWSSDQLIKQAEPNLTWINDIANFGNRSIELEEKKSNYQAGTDFENIARQSLEFLGFKVENAYKGGAGGLDLFCSKPYPIVCECKAGRLIPSGTVEELIKLGGMHLGADQFLDSAKLVIGPGNPSADILKASQKWKVSIINAMTLQKLVELKAQYPGAVNLVELQQYLEPGQIDYKIAEFIDKTEIQIKLRSQIIKAVKELSEQSSGNSTAKHQSFIVTEIRVHYNATNKSHQTDEAVHDLLIELSSPLTGYLGREKGENWRSDRFYFLRDLATNLK
- a CDS encoding SDR family oxidoreductase, whose product is MRLKNQVVIITGASRGLGRATALLFGKEGAHIIAASRSSSEIEQIAQQIRDAGGSAQAIPADITDPIQVLNLFQRVDEYYGKIDILINNAGIGLFGPVEELTDEALEQMLAVNVKGTVYCSQAAFKRMKQARSGQIINILSTASKVGRANESGYTASKWAQAGFTESLKAEAKPFGIRVTSFCPGGMNTAFWQTPDNQAHQQQAENFMNPYSIAELLLQIATVPAAINIDDIVIKRM